From one Anopheles bellator chromosome 1, idAnoBellAS_SP24_06.2, whole genome shotgun sequence genomic stretch:
- the LOC131215875 gene encoding uncharacterized protein LOC131215875, protein MVHYWIVTGPSVLVLLLLVLSCERRQVQAAGGSNGDFSYFYGKIGPTDTLCAKKVVGIGTTTPVQVTYAAQRPITAVSLDASNVAYQGFNVLVAAGSIGQRTITFSLNGPWVLPYYIEADFYCAAT, encoded by the exons ATGGTGCACTACTGGATCGTGACCGGCCCATCcgtcctggtgctgctgctgctcgttttGTCCTGCGAACGGCGGCAGGTGCAGGCCGCCGGTGGTAGCAATGGCGACTTTAGCTACTTCTACGGCAAGATCGGGCCGACGGACACGCTGTGCGCGAAGAAGGTGGTCGGTATCGGCACGACAACGCCCGTCCAGGTGACCTACGCCGCTCAG CGCCCGATAACAGCTGTCAGCCTGGACGCATCGAACGTGGCGTACCAGGGTTTTAACGTGCTCGTGGCCGCCGGGTCCATCGGTCAGCGGACCATCACCTTCAGCCTGAACGGCCCCTGGGTCCTGCCGTACTACATCGAGGCGGACTTCTACTGCGCGGCGACCTGA